One window of the Candidatus Aenigmatarchaeota archaeon genome contains the following:
- a CDS encoding type II toxin-antitoxin system HicA family toxin, producing MIKPISWKKFDKFLKYVGCTLKCEKGDHMIYWRDGLNRPIVIPKVEDIPTFVVRNNLRTLGIPKEEYLEILERV from the coding sequence ATGATAAAGCCAATAAGCTGGAAGAAGTTTGACAAATTCTTAAAATATGTCGGCTGCACTTTGAAGTGTGAAAAGGGCGACCACATGATTTATTGGAGAGATGGCCTCAACAGGCCGATAGTAATCCCCAAAGTCGAGGACATTCCGACATTTGTGGTAAGAAATAACCTCCGAACCCTTGGCATCCCCAAGGAGGAGTACCTGGAGATTTTGGAGAGGGTTTAA